The Cyanobacteria bacterium FACHB-DQ100 genome includes the window TGTACTCCCGTCATCGCTTTCGGGAGCGAAATTATTAGCTATTGTGTCTGGCTTTATTACACTTTCCCTTTGAGCTACCGGGATATCGAGAAAATGATGTTGGTCGCTTTCAGCGTGGCGAAGCCAACGCGGCATTGAAGTGACCTATGAAACAATTCGGGAGTGGTGTCAGAAGTTCGGGCAGGAGTACGCGAATCAGGTGGAGCGCAAGCGTCCCCATATCACTGACAAATGGCATCTCGATGAAATGGTGGTGACGATTAAGAAGCAGCAATACTACCTGTGGCGAGCCGTAGACAGCGAAGGGAACGTGCTGGATGTCTCGCTGTCGTTGCAGCAAGACACTGAGGCAGCGAAGCGATTTTTCCGTAAGCTTTTGAAGAAACAGGGCTTTGTGCCACGGGTGATTGTCACCGACAAACTCAAGAGCTATGAAGCCGCAAAGAAACAGGTGGTGCCAAG containing:
- a CDS encoding IS6 family transposase; amino-acid sequence: MTYETIREWCQKFGQEYANQVERKRPHITDKWHLDEMVVTIKKQQYYLWRAVDSEGNVLDVSLSLQQDTEAAKRFFRKLLKKQGFVPRVIVTDKLKSYEAAKKQVVPSVEHRQHKGLSVVLQINVG